The proteins below are encoded in one region of Halichoerus grypus chromosome X, mHalGry1.hap1.1, whole genome shotgun sequence:
- the TAF9B gene encoding transcription initiation factor TFIID subunit 9B — protein MESGKMAPPKNAPRDALVMAQILKDMGITEYEPRVINQMLEFAFRYVTTILDDAKIYSSHAKKPNVDADDVRLAIQCRADQSFTSPPPRDFLLDIARQKNQTPLPLIKPYAGPRLPPDRYCLTAPNYRLKSLIKKGPNQGRLVPRLSVGAVSSRPSTPTVATPQTSVPNKVAPPVSVTSQRFTVQIPPSQSTPVKSVPATTAVQNVLINPSIIGPKNILITTNMVSSQNMANESNPLKRKHEDDDDNDTM, from the exons ATGGAGTCCGGCAAGATGGCGCCTCCCAAGAACGCTCCGAGAGATGCCTTG GTGATGGCACAAATCCTGAAGGATATGGGAATTACGGAGTATGAACCAAGGGTTATAAATCAAATGTTGGAATTTGCTTTCC GATATGTGACTACAATTCTGGATGATGCAAAAATTTATTCAAGCCATGCTAAGAAACCTAATGTTGATGCAGATGATGTGAGACTGGCAATCCAGTGTCGCGCTGATCAATCTTTTACTTCTCCTCCTCCGAGAGAT tttttactggATATTGCAAGGCAGAAAAATCAAACCCCTTTACCACTGATTAAGCCATATGCAGGACCCAGACTGCCACCTGACAGATACTGCTTAACAGCTCCAAACTATAGGCTGAAGTCCTTAATTAAAAAG GGACCTAACCAAGGAAGACTAGTACCACGGTTAAGTGTTGGTGCTGTTAGTAGCAGACCTTCCACTCCTACTGTAG CAACCCCGCAAACGTCTGTCCCAAATAAAGTTGCACCTCCAGTGTCAGTGACAAGCCAAAGATTTACGGTGCAGATTCCACCTTCTCAGTCCACACCTGTCAAATCAG TTCCTGCAACAACTGCAGTTCAAAATGTTCTGATTAATCCTTCAATAATTGGGCCCAAAAATATTCTTATTACCACCAACATGGTTTCATCACAGAACATGGCCAATGAATCAAACCCATTGAAGAGAAAACacgaagatgatgatgataatgatactATGTAA